CTTGCCATGGGTATTCAGGTACTTCTGTCATGTTCAAAGGTTCCTTAGGTTTTGAGTTGCGGTGGGTTAGGCATGTAGTGCAAGTAAAAATCATATCACGTACCTGTTGTGATATACCAGGCCAAAACATAGAGTCTCGGGCCCGTCTAAGGGTTCTCTCTACCCCTGGGTGACCTGTGTGAAGTTTCTGCAACATCTCATATTGCATTGAACTTGGAATGACAATTCGATTCCCTTTAATGACTAACGGATCTATAACAGACGAATCATCTCTAAAATTCCAGAAATCTCTTACAGAGAGTGGACACTGAGCCATGTGCTCTGGCCAACCATTAAGGATAGTACTCATTAAGGTAGCTAACTGAGAATCTTGAACAGTTTCTGACCTGATTCTGTCAAGACATGTGTCACTCATGGGTATTGTGCTAGATATCATGTGAACTTGGGCTTCAAGATCATCAGATATAGATGGACATGTATCGGGTAAGTATTTACGAGACAAAGTGTCAGCTACTGGAATTTTCTTACCAGGAACATGTGTAAGGTGAATAGAATACCTTTGAAGCCGTAATATAATACGCTGTAACCTAGCTGGTGCTGAGTGAATGGGTTTTTGCATAATCGATACCAAAGGTTTGTGATCAGTTTGAACTGTCACATCTCCACTATAAATGTACTGGTGAAAATAACTACACCCAAATACAATAGCATACATCCCTTTCTCTATCTGAGCTTAATTTACTTCACTAGGAGTCAGTGCTTTTGATGCATAACAAACAGGTTTGCCATCCTGCAATAATGTAGCTCCTAGACCATACTTTGAAGCATCTACTTGCAACACTACATCTTTACTGGGGTCAGAATATGAAAGAATAGGTCCTGGAGACATTGTAAGAATGGACTTGACCTTGTTAAAGGCCATAAGGGGTATTGAAAGTGGTCAACATGCTGGACTCTGTGAGTTTCAATGTCCAATAGCCACTACGAGCATCTAGTTTCGTAAAGTTCTTTGCTTTAGAGAGCTGTGGAAGAACATCATTGAGAGTTCTCATGGGGTAGTGTGGGCGACAAATAGCCTTATTTAGATCTCGTGGGTCTAAACAAATTCTAAGTGTTCTGTTAGGTTTTTCAGCAATAACCAGGGATTAACCCATTGGGTTGGTTCTTTGACCTTTTAATTACCCTGACCTTTTCCATCCTATCCAATTCTACCTTAAGTTTTTTAGATATGACGTGCGGGACCCTACGGGGTGGGTGAATAACTGGTTGTATAGTTGGGTCAACTTCAATTTTAACTTCACCTGGGAACAGACCTATGCCTGTAAATATATCTCGGTATTCGGCAAGTACTTGATCTTTATCAAAGGGACTTGGAAGGTGAGGTCAGATTAACCGAGTCAACTAGTTTTACAAGTCCTAGGTTTAAACATGATGGTAACCCCAAGATAGGCGGAGCCTTTTTCCCCTGTGGATCAATGACATGAAAATCTGTCTGTACCCTTTGACCCTTGCAATCAATATCTAGACTGCAAGCACCTACTGACTTAAGTGGGGAACCCCCATACCCAAAGAGATTTTGAGCCGGACGGAGAGGGCATGACACTTGCACACGTCTATATACACTGATGGGGAGTACATTTACTTGTGAACCTGGGTCTAGTTTACAATTTACAGTGCTGTTTGACCCTGCATGCAAAACATTCACTTCATCAAATGCTTCACTATTTGTGACACTTGTACATGATTTTGCAATACAATCAATAAAGAAACCATCATAATGATTATCTACATCATCAtctacatcaacattttcaaatgATTGACACACATCATCATATTCATCTGCACCACTATATTCTTGAATTTCACAAACACTTTTGCACACTTTTGAGAAATGATTCCATCGTCGGCATTTAGTACACTGCTTTCCTTTTGCGGGACATCGGGCATCTTTGTGATGGTTGAAACCACAGTTCTGACACTTATCTTGATGCGCGTGCGCGTTGTCTTGTCCCCGGTGATCATCTCGTCCTCTATGAGAAGTTCCTCTCCTACGCAACGTTACTGTAGATCTGTGAGCGCGAATGTTTCTTCGGCCGCGTCCCCTGGAATAAGGTCTGCCACGAATCACTGCATTGCCATCCTTCGGAATGGTAGAATTATCTGTTCCAGGTGGCCCCATTGTCTTCAGCTGCTGCTGCGAGTATTCGAAATTCTGAGCAATTTGGATTGCTTTCTCCAGTGTGAGTTGTGTCCCTTCGTTgatcagtctctctctctcaccttaGCTGAGTTTGTGCCAAATACAAGGCGATCTCTAATCATTTCATCTTCTGCTCTACCAAATGCACAGTCTTTAGCTAGCAGACGCAAGCGGGTAATATATTGCTCCACTGGTCGTACACCTTGTGTCTcgttattgaaaatatatctcGAAAAAACTGGATTATGCTTGGGCTGTACGTATTCTTGAAATTTCTTGAAATGTACTTCTAGCGATTTACCTTCATATTCGCTGAGGGTCCAAGTATTGTAAACATCTCGGCTTTTTTCTCCTGCCCATAGAAGTAAATATCGAATCTTCTGCTTCTCCTCTTTTTCAGCGAGAGGTCCTTCAAAAATGAGTTCAAAGTGTTGTCTGAATTTCTTCCACGCCTCGAGTGGGTTTGATGCGTCCCATTGCATCTGCGGTTGCGGAATACCTGCTAGATCCATTCTGCGattattttactatgtaaaactaTAATTCCGACACCATGTTATGGTAGGATGAGCCACGGATGCTAGCAGATTTTAGTACATTACAAATAACGCCATTTCTAACTTTTTCTAAACTTTAATCTGCGCTTGCTCAATAAACAAATCAAGTCGTACATAGATTATTTCTTATAATATGACAGGGTGGACACTagatatagaaataaattgGAATGGCAAAACTAATATACTGCATGTCATCAACTTACACCATTTACATTAAACCTTGTTGAATCCTGATGTTGTCTTATACGGCGAAATTACTGGTTAATTAAATGTTGTGCGATCCGGATCATGCCTCTTCTGGAAACCGACCGCGATGTTTTGAACCGACTTCCTATATTTAGTGAGAGGATTTCAGGAGGCCTCGTGCGGGATCATTACTGTGCAAATAAGGAACAATTTTTCATACAGTGCTATTAATTTAAACCACGTTCAATTAAATGCAAAACTGGTTAAACTCAATCTGTATACTGGTGTGTTTATTCATTTCCACTAAGGCAATACCCAGAAAATGACCGTTTAGTTCAAGAGAATCACTATTCAACGACGACTGTGAAATTTGTCAGTGGGtggaaaatgaaatttggtgCCGTAATAATTAAAGGTCCTaaaatatcttataaaaattgatttatttgtaaatgttcaCAATCAAGACTAACTGCATCTGGAatcgaaaataaaattcacagaCGAGAAGATCCTAAAAAAACGGGCATAAGacttcaatttgaaaaaaagtaaattattcaCTATTACTATTAAACTGCTCAAATATTTATGTTATTCAAACATGCATATTTAGATTTGATTTAAGTATTCAAAGATTTTGGTTGCGAACATTCATCTAATatattaaggtggctcactgcACATTTAATTAGTTTCTCAGATCAGCAGAAAATTAGTACTTGAATATGGTAGTAGCAAGATGGATtcggtaaatatatatacaaaatgggCGAAAACATGTGCAACTTGcgataaaattatatattcaaaaatttaattcagtaaacatgaaccaAATTAAAgccccaggcggattcgaacccATGATCTACGGTTCACAAACCCAATACTATAATCACTAAGGTTTGACGATATACAGCCGAACTTGATACAaacagtataacaaaatatttaaggtGGTTCACTACACCGTGTGATATTTTCTCTAACCAGCTGAAATTTACTTGATCATGATAGATATCATGATGGATAAGaaatatgcaaaaaatgtggaattttagatgaaaaattacattttcaaaaatttaattcagttaacacGAACAAAAGCTCCAAGTGGATTCGTTCTCATGATCTGCAGTTCAGAAGCCTattactttaaccactgagctacgacaatatacaacccaatcgaacgatataaatagtttaataaaacatttaaatcgccaacgtgtgacgtagtgtcttaaaaagtttaagtgtagtgaggtaccttaaatcGCCACCTTTTGACATAGTGTCTTAAAGTTTaagtgtagtgaggtaccttaaaatCAGGCACGTAGCCTCGTTTTTAGCtgacctgaaccgaaggttcaagtgagcttttctgatcacctgtcgtccgttgtccgtcgtccgttcgtctgtccgtctataaacttttcacattttttacttcttctctaaaaccactgggccaaatttaacgaaacttggtacaaagcattgTAAGtgaattctaaattgttaaaaagagGGCGtaaccctttttaaaagggagataatcgCGAAACAGTGAGCATAGAgtgtgtgtctttaaaaatcttcctctcaagaaccactgcgcCAGAAATACCAATAGTTAGCTTGTATATATGTTGaggattttaaattgtaaaaatcgtgacctttGGACCAAACCTAGGACCCCAGGCGAGGTTTAACGTTTAACATAGAATTACGtaggaaaaattgttttaaaatcttttccttaagtaccactgcaccagaaatgccaatatttatataaaagctTGTTTATATAGATCCTCGGACCAAACCTgaggccccaggcggggttcaaagttcaacataGAATTACgtagaaaaaatgttaaaaaaccttcaagaaccactgcaccagagaTGCCAATGttcacacaaaagcttgtatatatagtgaaaaaaattgtgaccctcggACAAAAATGGGACCTTAGGTGGGGGTTCAGAGTTTtacatatatagaaaaaatatttaaaaatcttcttctcaaggacTACAATGCTTAAGTTTGTGAAATTAccatgcaagcatccttaaataatgtagttTCTAAATCAATATAGCTGTGACCAccagactaatactggggccccaagaggggttcaaagtttcaAATAGaaattatgatatattattgaaaatgtttctaaaattttcttttcgagaactacaaaaCTACAGCTTGTGAGATTACAAGCATCATAAGAttgtgtagattctaatttgcattgttaaagccaaccataaaacaccgaccaatactggggcccatgaaagaggttcaaagtttaaaatagctatgaaatagaatgttacatGGAACTGTTGTgaagcgatgtggcccatgggcctcttgtttaaagttGTGGGGTGGGCAGACTCCTCGAAAAAATcttgaaatgcaaaaaaaaaaaaaaaaaaaaagaaagacaaaaacttcctgcgagaaaaagtgcccccccccccccccatgctacgtccttgaaatatttaaaaagtaattcaatATTGAATCAATTTAAGCAACGTCCTCAAAACAGGATGTTGTGTATTCCACTGATATTTTGCCAAACTAACCTCTTCCGgattaaacaagttttaatgtaatataatatacataCTTTTCCTttcaaacatgtataaataaaggTTTCTTTCTGATGAAAAATCACAAGGACGGTAGGCGAGCGCCATGTACATGCATCTCGGATTCTACGTTCTCTGCTCCTGTTGTATCGTTTGCATCTCATGGTGCCAAAACACATGTACAAGTAAGTGAAGTATTGTTTGATTATgcatttgtataatattatataaatagtgcttgtttgggagggtaacagttgaaattggcaccccgagaaaaccattgtcaaccgacgcgaagcagaggttgacaatggttttcgaggggtgtcaatttccactgttatcctcccaaacaggcactatttattttgttatactgaatgtcttaatttttaagaaaattttactgcttttatataggaataacgtgaattctacagcgaaccgtgcgcgcataattttcgcgcatgtaacaatttgtaatgttgcccgttgctaagtgcgtcttaaccaatcagatttcagtatttaacatgaaagtataacaataaaacatGTCGTCGTCGTGATTGTCAGGAAATGAAACgcaaatattcattaaattatgtttattaaaaaaagtccTCTGAAAATTTACATAAGAGATTTAATCATAACTTATAAGCAATAATTACACTTCATGGCAAAATTATATTCTTAAACAGGGTCAATATTGCCCATAAAAGCAATTGAGTCGTATCCTTCCGACAAAACTCAATTGTACATGTGCAATGGCCTAATATAATCTCCAAACTAATATATATCAAACTTTACTCAAAAAGGCGCCTTCTTCAATGgattgtaaacatttaattataaattggaCTTATTTGGACTAAATTGGAATTATGTAATGTAATTTTATCATACCACTATTCATGTTAACAATTAAGCTGATGAAGCTACGTAAAGAGACACTAAAATCTGGTACTAACATCTCCCAATAATCAATATTTCTAGATGAAGCCTGTGAACGTCCATTCGAAAAATTGACAAATGCCAGTAGTTGTTACTTCATCAGCAGAGATCTAGTAGGAGAAGACGAAGCATTTGTAAGTATCATTCTACATCTAGTATTTGTCAcggaaaagttatcatttataCTATCGTGTGtttattgtaatatttactCTCTGCTTTATCCAAAGGCACGTTGTATCAACATCGGAGGTTACCTCGCCAACTTTGAGACATTGGAAGAGGCCATGCTGATGAAACAAAACCTGAAGGAAATGAATTCAGGTTGGAAATAAACCATCAATTTCTACGCATTATgctgtgttttatatataataacataCACTGTGATTCTCAGTTTACTTGATGTTAtctaaaattagtttttgatatCTGAGAGATTGAACcaacattatgatttttattgtgTTTGATATACTCTAATAATTCATTGCAGGTGTTTAGTATActagtaattacatgtatattgaactaTATGATcatatttacacattttaaaagcTAACAATCCTTCTTTCAACTACACAGGTCTCCACTTCTTTGTTGGTGGAAGAAATATCAACAGGAGACAACCAGGTGGAGATTGGAGGTGGATAAAGAATGGAGCTATGACCAAAATGTCTTATTTTGCTTTTGGCGGTGGCGAACCCGATGGAATTGACAGTCAGCCACAAGATTGCATGTTTTTTAACCCTTTCGATTACCACAGATTCTATGACATTCCATGCGATATACATAAGGGCGGCTATATATGCGAGAAATGAATAAAGTGTCGCATTTAAACTGtggttgttgttttctttttgggttttttttttgtttgttagaaatttaggaaaaaatcaaagttctTAGTTGTTAAATTGGAAGGTAACTATCATGTGCTCTGTATTACTAGCACTGATTCTCAGTTCTGTTCTCTTCTACGTAAATTCGAGTTTCATCGCTGTTCAGCTGTAAGTTCAACTGTAATTGCTTTGCTAATACAGCAAAGTAAAAATTAACAAGACCGAGCTCAGTTCGAGTGAGCATGACTTTGCGCAGCTTTTTACTTTCCTTTAGTAGTGGGTGCAATGTATCAAACTACAGACCCTGAAAATTGCACGGTTCGGTTTGATACGTTTTTTGAACGGTTCGATTTGTGAACGGTAtgtttcgttttgtgaacggtacggctcgttttgtgaacggaacggttcgcttcttgcacggtacacttttgctaaaaaaaaaatagctgcacgctttgtgaacggtttgCGCGCTTTATTAAAGAGGTAGGCGTGGCCTGAACGCTTTGATTTTTCTCGATAtaatttgtttagtttttgcccGATCTACTTCAGCAAggtggttattttttttctttctttatctatatgatatattaaaaaaaattcagtctgATTCAAATCAGAACCCTCATTTCCTCCGTTTTTGATACGTTGCGTAAAACGTGCACTAATTGAAAACCGGGAAGCGAAtggttgttttaattttgacttGTCTGTTATAATTAGTACTTAAATTtagataaatgtaattattacGATAGATTAAGAGAActgttttactttaatttttgttttgatcgaGCGATCTGTAGATAGTTTTAACAATTA
The nucleotide sequence above comes from Magallana gigas chromosome 2, xbMagGiga1.1, whole genome shotgun sequence. Encoded proteins:
- the LOC105348540 gene encoding C-type lectin domain family 6 member A-like isoform X2 gives rise to the protein MYMHLGFYVLCSCCIVCISWCQNTCTNEACERPFEKLTNASSCYFISRDLVGEDEAFARCINIGGYLANFETLEEAMLMKQNLKEMNSGLHFFVGGRNINRRQPGGDWRWIKNGAMTKMSYFAFGGGEPDGIDSQPQDCMFFNPFDYHRFYDIPCDIHKGGYICEK
- the LOC105348540 gene encoding C-type lectin domain family 6 member A-like isoform X1 produces the protein MYMHLGFYVLCSCCIICISRCQNTCTNEACEPPFEKLTNASSCYYISRDLVGGDEAFARCINIGGYLANFETLEEAMLMKQNLKEMNSGLHFFVGGRNINRRQPGGDWRWIKNGAMTKMSYFAFGGGEPDGIDSQPQDCMFFNPFDYHRFYDIPCDIHKGGYICEK
- the LOC105348540 gene encoding C-type lectin domain family 6 member A-like isoform X3, which gives rise to MHLGYYVFCLCSVVCLSDCLDNPNTNKACKPPFHRLANSCYYISRDQVWGDEAFARCINIGGYLANFETLEEAMLMKQNLKEMNSGLHFFVGGRNINRRQPGGDWRWIKNGAMTKMSYFAFGGGEPDGIDSQPQDCMFFNPFDYHRFYDIPCDIHKGGYICEK